One window of Nostoc sp. C052 genomic DNA carries:
- a CDS encoding TIGR03279 family radical SAM protein, producing the protein MTIHPARITKVLPDSIAAEIGFEAGDAIVAINGTRPRDLIDYQFLCADEVLELEVLDAAGKTHNLEIEKDYDEDLGLEFETALFDGLIQCNNRCPFCFIDQQPPGKRTSLYLKDDDYRLSFLYGSYLTLTNLPEREWQRIEQMRLSPLYVSIHATEPEVRIRLLKNPRAGQILPQLKWFQERRLQIHAQVVVCPGINDGKHLEQTLKDLASFHTGEVPAVASVAVVPVGLTRFRPPEDELTPVTREKAQEVISQVQMLSRQFRQKFGSSVVWLADEWFLIAGEELPSESEYEEYPQIDNGVGSIQLFIKQFATVAAELLPPKVYPQRKFTWVVGNAVEKAFQPILKRLNFVEGLEVNMRALCSDYWGQTISVTGLLTGHDLLLNLEGQDLGDGILLPNVMLKNGELVFLDDMSIQELASRLNTNIFPVAGVEDLIKTCIFNSAQI; encoded by the coding sequence ATGACTATACATCCTGCCCGAATTACTAAAGTTCTTCCAGACTCAATAGCCGCAGAGATTGGCTTTGAAGCCGGGGATGCGATCGTTGCAATCAATGGCACACGTCCCCGTGATTTAATTGATTATCAGTTCTTGTGCGCTGATGAAGTCTTGGAATTAGAAGTTTTAGACGCCGCGGGTAAAACTCATAACCTAGAAATTGAAAAAGATTACGACGAAGACTTGGGGTTAGAATTTGAAACTGCCCTATTTGATGGCTTAATTCAGTGCAATAACCGCTGTCCATTTTGCTTTATTGACCAACAGCCACCAGGTAAACGCACGAGCTTGTATTTAAAAGACGACGATTACCGTTTGAGCTTTTTGTATGGCTCTTATCTTACCCTGACCAACTTACCAGAAAGAGAATGGCAGCGGATTGAACAAATGCGCTTGTCTCCGTTGTATGTTTCTATTCATGCTACTGAGCCGGAAGTGAGAATTAGACTGCTGAAAAATCCCCGTGCGGGACAAATCTTGCCACAACTCAAGTGGTTTCAAGAAAGACGACTACAAATTCATGCTCAAGTAGTTGTTTGTCCTGGTATAAATGATGGCAAACACCTGGAACAAACTCTCAAAGATTTAGCGTCCTTTCATACTGGTGAAGTGCCTGCGGTGGCATCGGTGGCAGTTGTGCCAGTTGGGTTGACAAGGTTTCGACCTCCAGAAGATGAACTCACACCCGTAACTAGAGAAAAAGCTCAAGAAGTGATTTCTCAAGTGCAAATGCTCTCACGGCAATTTCGGCAAAAATTCGGTTCCAGCGTTGTTTGGTTAGCCGATGAGTGGTTTTTGATTGCAGGTGAGGAATTACCCAGCGAATCTGAATATGAAGAATATCCTCAAATTGATAATGGAGTTGGTTCAATTCAATTATTTATCAAGCAATTTGCCACCGTTGCAGCAGAATTATTGCCGCCAAAAGTTTATCCTCAGAGAAAATTCACTTGGGTAGTGGGCAACGCTGTAGAAAAAGCATTTCAACCAATTTTGAAACGCTTAAATTTTGTTGAAGGTTTAGAAGTCAATATGCGTGCTTTATGTAGTGATTATTGGGGACAAACTATCAGCGTAACTGGGTTACTCACTGGTCATGATTTGCTTTTAAACTTAGAAGGTCAAGATTTAGGTGATGGTATTCTGCTACCGAATGTCATGTTAAAAAATGGGGAATTAGTATTTTTAGATGATATGAGTATTCAGGAATTAGCTAGTAGACTAAATACAAACATTTTTCCAGTAGCAGGAGTTGAAGATTTAATTAAAACATGTATTTTCAATTCCGCTCAGATTTAG
- a CDS encoding undecaprenyl-diphosphate phosphatase, whose product MEFIQAFILGIVQGITEFLPISSTAHLLIVTKVLGWKELGSKDFVDAIQFGSVVAIVFYFWSLISSIVKGGIEALKEKDWQREEWKILVGIVVGTMPALIFGFLLKDILPESALIIAIMSIIMALVLALAEKIGTRKRGFDSLQIRDGILVGLGQTLALIPGVSRSGSTLTTALFLGLERDTAAKFSFLLGFPTLTIATLYKSLKIFKLFQAHQLPDNIVGLLIVGIISTFIFSYLSIAFLIKYLQTKNTLIFVWYRLAFGSCILLAIATGWKG is encoded by the coding sequence ATGGAGTTTATCCAAGCTTTTATTTTGGGTATTGTTCAAGGTATTACAGAGTTTTTGCCAATCAGCAGCACAGCACATCTTCTGATTGTGACAAAGGTATTGGGCTGGAAAGAACTAGGATCTAAAGATTTTGTTGATGCGATTCAATTTGGCAGTGTTGTAGCAATTGTGTTTTATTTTTGGTCGCTGATTTCTAGTATTGTCAAAGGTGGAATTGAAGCACTAAAAGAGAAAGATTGGCAACGAGAAGAATGGAAAATTCTTGTCGGTATTGTAGTAGGAACAATGCCCGCCTTAATTTTCGGCTTTCTTTTAAAAGATATTTTACCTGAGAGTGCATTAATTATTGCCATCATGTCAATCATCATGGCACTGGTACTAGCTTTGGCAGAAAAAATTGGCACTCGTAAGCGAGGTTTCGATTCATTGCAGATTCGCGATGGTATTTTAGTTGGATTAGGACAAACACTTGCTTTGATTCCGGGTGTTTCTCGTTCTGGTTCGACGTTGACAACTGCCTTGTTTTTAGGATTAGAACGCGATACAGCAGCAAAATTCTCATTTCTGTTAGGGTTTCCAACTCTTACTATTGCTACCCTCTATAAAAGCCTGAAAATATTCAAGTTGTTTCAAGCCCATCAGTTGCCAGATAATATTGTCGGGCTATTAATTGTAGGGATTATTTCAACCTTTATTTTTTCCTACCTATCAATCGCATTTTTGATCAAATACTTGCAAACCAAAAATACTTTGATTTTTGTTTGGTATAGATTAGCATTCGGTAGTTGTATCTTGCTAGCGATCGCAACAGGTTGGAAAGGATAA
- the nadB gene encoding L-aspartate oxidase translates to MSQIDIPSQFDVLVVGAGAAGLYTALCLPESLRVGLITKETVALSASDWAQGGIAAAVDPEDSPKLHIEDTIQAGAGLCDRAAVEFLAQHAPSCIQSLVNLGVAFDRQGQALALTLEAAHSRRRVLHAADTTGREVTTTLTAQVLRRQNIQVIQQALALSLWIEPETSHCQGISLFYQGKITWIKAGAVVLATGGGGQVFAQTTNPAVSTGDGVAIASRAGAILRDLEFVQFHPTALTKPGADRFLISEAVRGEGAHLIDNEGRRFAFDYHPAGELAPRDVVSRAIFSHLQRTAVDLATAHVWLDMRPIPADKIRHRFPNIIKVCQHWGVDVFHEPIPVAPAAHYWMGGIVADLMNRTNIPGLYAVGETASTGVHGANRLASNSLLECIVFGAQMGEIELENIGLPSETPTLPLRKFSPDASEWQIQQAQLEALREKLPRLVWENAGICREQSRLETAIATIESWQEDFAALPLSQFLLTLRPAEPASFDLPDVERQLGLWAETRNLLDVADLILKSAAFRTESRGGHYRLDYPQADPNWQVHTLVQTHRWWKSPLLS, encoded by the coding sequence TTGTCTCAGATAGATATTCCTAGCCAATTTGATGTCTTAGTCGTCGGCGCTGGTGCTGCCGGATTATACACAGCGTTGTGTTTGCCAGAATCCTTACGAGTCGGCTTGATTACCAAAGAAACTGTTGCTTTGTCTGCCAGTGATTGGGCGCAAGGTGGCATTGCGGCAGCGGTAGACCCAGAAGATTCTCCCAAGCTACATATTGAAGATACGATCCAGGCGGGTGCCGGTTTGTGCGATCGCGCCGCCGTCGAATTCCTTGCCCAACATGCCCCTAGCTGTATTCAATCCCTAGTTAACTTGGGGGTAGCTTTTGACCGTCAGGGTCAAGCCCTAGCTTTAACTTTAGAAGCCGCCCATTCTCGCCGCCGTGTTCTCCACGCTGCGGATACCACAGGGAGGGAAGTTACTACCACCCTCACCGCCCAAGTATTACGCCGCCAGAATATTCAAGTTATTCAGCAAGCTTTGGCTTTGAGTTTGTGGATTGAACCTGAAACTAGTCACTGTCAGGGAATTAGCCTGTTTTATCAAGGTAAAATCACCTGGATAAAAGCTGGTGCTGTGGTACTGGCAACTGGCGGCGGCGGTCAGGTATTTGCCCAAACAACTAACCCGGCGGTGAGTACGGGTGATGGAGTAGCGATCGCATCTCGTGCTGGGGCGATCCTCCGCGATTTAGAATTTGTTCAATTTCACCCCACAGCCCTCACGAAACCTGGTGCCGATCGCTTCTTGATCAGCGAAGCTGTACGCGGCGAGGGGGCACACCTGATTGATAATGAAGGGCGACGTTTTGCTTTTGACTACCACCCTGCCGGTGAACTTGCACCCAGAGATGTAGTCAGTAGGGCAATTTTCAGCCATTTACAACGTACCGCCGTTGATTTGGCTACTGCCCATGTATGGTTGGATATGCGCCCCATCCCCGCCGACAAGATTCGTCACCGTTTTCCCAACATCATCAAAGTTTGTCAACATTGGGGCGTTGATGTCTTCCACGAACCAATTCCTGTAGCGCCAGCCGCCCATTACTGGATGGGTGGAATTGTTGCGGATCTGATGAATCGCACCAATATTCCCGGTTTGTACGCAGTGGGTGAAACCGCTAGTACTGGAGTGCATGGGGCAAATCGCCTTGCTAGTAATTCCCTGTTGGAATGTATTGTGTTTGGGGCCCAGATGGGCGAAATTGAGTTAGAAAATATTGGGTTGCCATCAGAAACACCAACGCTACCATTAAGAAAATTTAGTCCTGATGCTAGTGAGTGGCAAATCCAGCAAGCACAGCTAGAAGCACTTAGGGAGAAGTTACCGCGTCTAGTGTGGGAAAATGCTGGTATTTGTCGAGAACAATCAAGGTTAGAAACTGCGATCGCTACTATTGAATCTTGGCAAGAAGATTTCGCTGCTTTGCCTTTAAGTCAATTTTTGCTGACTTTACGTCCAGCAGAACCAGCTAGTTTTGACCTACCAGACGTTGAACGGCAATTGGGACTTTGGGCAGAAACCCGCAATTTATTAGATGTGGCTGATTTAATTCTCAAAAGTGCTGCTTTTAGAACCGAAAGCCGAGGCGGACACTACCGTTTAGATTATCCTCAAGCAGACCCAAATTGGCAAGTCCACACACTTGTACAAACACATCGTTGGTGGAAATCTCCACTATTGTCTTGA
- a CDS encoding DUF3120 domain-containing protein, translating to MINNTLSSYAASTPSINTELDLADTGQKSVRQLESTLSFSPSLPLSISGRQTWLVFAAAVFLVSVPVFIEAPIVRSLPSLSLALTAFWVWLSFTLMSRPATYVWGDLLLGFSWSWLAGAIYWGWLRWEPAWHLPVESIGLPFACWCLFKNWGKVGNWFYLGSLLGTVLTDIYFYTVDLMPYWRQIMRVDAELAPQILQNALIQVQTPWGQSWAIILALVLLTVGILPLLGRKQRHWYAFGGAVLSTILVDSLFLLAAIAA from the coding sequence TTGATTAATAATACACTGTCGTCTTACGCCGCTTCTACCCCTTCTATTAATACCGAGTTGGATTTAGCTGATACTGGGCAGAAGAGTGTCAGGCAATTGGAATCTACACTTTCCTTTTCTCCCTCTCTCCCCTTATCTATTTCTGGGAGACAAACTTGGTTAGTGTTTGCAGCGGCAGTGTTTTTGGTATCAGTACCAGTATTTATAGAAGCGCCAATAGTGCGATCGCTACCAAGTCTGAGTTTAGCGCTAACAGCATTTTGGGTGTGGCTCAGTTTTACCTTAATGTCACGTCCTGCAACTTACGTCTGGGGGGATTTGCTCTTAGGGTTTAGCTGGAGTTGGTTAGCAGGAGCGATTTACTGGGGTTGGTTACGTTGGGAACCTGCATGGCATCTGCCAGTAGAATCTATAGGTTTACCCTTTGCTTGCTGGTGTCTCTTCAAGAATTGGGGCAAGGTGGGTAACTGGTTTTATTTAGGTTCTTTACTCGGTACAGTTTTAACAGATATATATTTTTATACAGTAGATTTGATGCCCTATTGGCGGCAAATCATGAGAGTAGATGCAGAGTTAGCACCACAAATCTTACAAAATGCCCTCATACAAGTACAAACACCTTGGGGACAAAGTTGGGCAATCATTCTTGCTCTAGTGCTGTTAACAGTCGGTATTTTACCTTTATTAGGTCGAAAGCAGAGACACTGGTATGCCTTTGGTGGCGCAGTTTTGAGTACAATTTTGGTAGATAGCCTATTCTTGTTAGCAGCGATCGCAGCGTGA
- a CDS encoding sorbosone dehydrogenase family protein — protein MKVPARFLLPVFLLTLAAACNQTRAFSDNPTPQTSVPSTQLTQNPTQPKNIVRTEALSPTPIRINLKNLQAPFATESASKRPEVVSIPQNPVLRVPPGFTVNIFAEGLDAPRWLALTPSGDVLVTETGQNRIRLLRDSNGDGIADVRETFANRDNGLNRPFGMAFAGNSFFLGNTDAVVRFPYTQGQNQITGKGEKIADLPAQGYNNHWTRNVVVSPDGNKLYVSVGSGSNVDEEPLPRASIQVMNLDGSQQQTFASGLRNPVGLDFHPVTKELYTTVNERDGIGDDLVPDYLTRVKQGAFYGWPYAYLTPNNLDPRQKTDDKSKRPDLAARTQTPDVLFQAHSAALGLQFYDGKTFPKKYQNGAFAAFRGSWNRDRGTGYKIVFVPFDAKGRSLGYYEDFLTGFLLNPSVPSTWGRPVGLLVLPDGSLLLTEEANNRIYRIQYTGH, from the coding sequence ATGAAAGTCCCTGCGCGTTTCTTGCTGCCAGTTTTTTTACTGACTTTGGCAGCAGCCTGTAACCAGACTCGCGCTTTCTCAGATAATCCTACGCCACAAACATCTGTACCTTCTACCCAACTGACACAAAATCCTACACAGCCAAAAAATATTGTCCGTACTGAAGCACTTTCACCTACACCTATCCGAATCAATCTGAAGAATTTACAGGCACCTTTCGCAACAGAAAGTGCTTCCAAGCGGCCTGAGGTTGTGTCCATTCCGCAAAATCCGGTGCTGCGTGTACCACCAGGTTTTACAGTCAACATCTTTGCCGAAGGTTTAGATGCCCCACGCTGGCTAGCTTTAACCCCCAGTGGTGATGTCTTAGTGACTGAAACCGGGCAAAATCGGATTCGTTTGTTGCGTGACAGCAACGGCGATGGCATAGCCGACGTTCGAGAAACCTTTGCTAATAGAGACAACGGACTCAATAGACCCTTTGGGATGGCTTTTGCAGGTAATTCATTTTTTCTGGGAAATACGGATGCTGTGGTGCGTTTTCCCTATACTCAAGGTCAAAATCAGATTACAGGTAAGGGAGAAAAAATTGCCGATTTGCCTGCTCAAGGTTATAACAATCATTGGACGCGCAATGTCGTTGTCTCACCCGATGGCAATAAATTATATGTTTCAGTTGGTTCAGGAAGCAATGTAGATGAAGAACCCCTACCACGGGCCTCGATACAGGTAATGAATTTGGATGGTTCCCAGCAGCAAACTTTCGCTTCCGGCTTGCGTAATCCTGTTGGTTTAGACTTTCATCCTGTAACGAAGGAACTTTATACTACTGTCAATGAACGGGATGGAATCGGTGATGATTTGGTACCAGACTATCTGACACGCGTTAAACAGGGGGCATTTTACGGCTGGCCCTATGCTTATTTGACACCAAATAACCTCGATCCGCGCCAAAAGACGGATGATAAAAGCAAACGCCCCGATTTAGCAGCCCGTACCCAAACACCAGATGTGCTGTTCCAGGCGCATTCAGCAGCATTGGGTTTGCAGTTTTATGATGGTAAAACGTTTCCAAAAAAATACCAGAATGGTGCTTTTGCGGCTTTTCGTGGTTCTTGGAACCGCGATCGCGGCACTGGTTATAAAATTGTATTTGTTCCCTTCGATGCTAAAGGGCGATCGCTTGGCTACTACGAAGACTTTCTCACAGGATTTTTACTAAATCCTTCTGTACCATCCACTTGGGGACGGCCTGTAGGTTTACTTGTATTGCCAGATGGCAGTTTACTACTGACAGAAGAAGCCAATAATCGGATCTATCGGATTCAGTATACGGGACATTAA
- a CDS encoding family 10 glycosylhydrolase: MKNQEKYHEKANLKIKKAGFFILSFKFLILNSFNILPVMAATEEPVLSVVYGQENANQWKGISDRLQAIGVKYCVIPLNDVKSGADWGDRRVLFLPNVETLTPTQAIALEEWMSKGGRLIASGPIGSLSSPGVRQLLRSLLGGYWGFSLSDTEQIQAAKTNIPEWANQTGLFGKVRGGVVIPNDMGTESAAVWNSKDHPAAVVTTERSTFLGWRWGTDAASATELDNAWLKAALNHYLTAPAPSNRMKKIAGGSQNCSTTVAAVPSEQESRGAEGQRGSLSPSSPPSLPKTSTAPIPRPMTIVKPPSSQEAIDQLEQAVRLDVAPNSNEPIDNNQAIALQQELENLIGRVESAHLAVLADAANVGEVISEEKQTSRHLRNYAPQSVKEQPPQLASTKLGRLVISKDQALAQVRVIAKNLPLLIAQKNYALARQQWLVAKTTLWQQFPVDRRLAQPEIRAVWLDRGTIVRAGNKAGLAQVFDRLAQAGINTVFFETVNAGYTIYPSQVAKEQNPLIHGWNPLEEAVKLAHERDMELHAWVWTFAAGNQRHNEILNLNPNYPGPALAAHPDWANYDNLGNMIPVGQTKPFFDPANPEVRQYLLKLFEEIVTKYNVDGLQLDYIRYPFQDPSAGRTYGYGKAARAQFQQLTGVDPVNISPSQADLWQKWTKFRTEQVDSFVAQVSEKLRQKQPNLILSVAVFPLPEQERIQKIQQNWETWARRGDVDLIVPMTYALDTSRFQRLAQPWIASKQLGATLLVPGIRLLSLPTIGAFDQLQLVRDLPVSGYALFAADNFNNDLQKLFNSTQGRIQSTTTEPIPHRQPFQTAAIRYTALQREWKFVFQNDPLQRPAQTISDFNNQAEVLRTALNQLAASPSASKLLVAKASLSRFQSQFRVLMSQEIKSNSYQVKAWENRLVTIERLLRYGERRVQLHP, encoded by the coding sequence GTGAAGAATCAGGAAAAGTATCACGAAAAGGCAAATTTAAAAATAAAAAAAGCCGGATTCTTCATTTTAAGTTTTAAGTTTTTAATTTTAAATAGTTTTAATATTTTGCCAGTAATGGCAGCGACCGAAGAACCTGTATTGAGCGTAGTCTATGGTCAAGAAAATGCAAATCAATGGAAAGGAATAAGCGATCGCTTACAGGCAATCGGGGTGAAATATTGTGTAATTCCCTTAAATGATGTCAAGAGTGGGGCAGATTGGGGCGATCGCCGGGTATTATTTTTGCCAAATGTTGAGACATTGACACCAACCCAAGCGATCGCCCTAGAAGAATGGATGAGTAAGGGAGGGCGTTTAATTGCCAGTGGCCCTATAGGTAGCCTGTCATCGCCAGGAGTACGGCAGTTATTGCGATCGCTCTTGGGAGGTTATTGGGGATTCAGTCTCAGTGATACAGAGCAAATTCAAGCCGCAAAAACCAATATTCCAGAATGGGCAAATCAAACTGGACTCTTTGGCAAAGTTCGCGGCGGCGTTGTAATTCCTAACGATATGGGTACTGAATCTGCTGCTGTTTGGAATTCCAAAGATCATCCTGCCGCAGTCGTGACAACTGAGCGTTCCACCTTTTTGGGCTGGCGTTGGGGAACAGATGCAGCCTCAGCCACCGAGTTAGATAATGCCTGGTTAAAAGCTGCTCTCAATCACTATTTGACAGCACCAGCGCCATCAAATCGCATGAAAAAAATAGCCGGAGGTTCCCAAAACTGCTCTACGACAGTGGCGGCTGTACCCTCCGAGCAGGAGAGCAGGGGGGCAGAGGGGCAGAGGGGCAGTTTATCTCCCTCATCTCCTCCATCTCTTCCGAAAACTTCCACCGCTCCTATACCTAGACCGATGACTATAGTCAAACCTCCAAGTTCTCAAGAGGCTATCGATCAGTTGGAACAAGCAGTGCGTCTAGATGTTGCACCCAACTCCAATGAGCCGATTGACAACAACCAAGCGATCGCCCTCCAGCAAGAGCTAGAAAATCTGATTGGTCGCGTGGAAAGCGCTCATTTAGCCGTGTTGGCCGATGCGGCTAATGTTGGTGAAGTGATATCTGAGGAAAAGCAGACTTCTAGACATCTACGCAATTACGCCCCCCAGTCTGTCAAAGAGCAGCCGCCGCAATTGGCCTCAACTAAATTGGGGCGGCTAGTTATAAGTAAAGACCAAGCCTTAGCACAGGTAAGGGTAATTGCCAAAAATTTACCCCTATTGATTGCCCAAAAAAACTACGCTTTGGCTCGTCAGCAATGGCTAGTTGCTAAAACGACTTTGTGGCAGCAGTTTCCTGTCGATCGGAGATTGGCTCAACCAGAAATTCGGGCAGTTTGGTTAGATCGAGGGACAATTGTTCGTGCTGGTAACAAAGCGGGACTAGCCCAGGTTTTTGATCGCCTCGCCCAAGCCGGGATTAATACCGTCTTCTTTGAAACCGTTAACGCTGGCTATACAATTTATCCGAGCCAAGTGGCAAAAGAGCAAAATCCATTAATTCATGGGTGGAATCCACTAGAAGAAGCAGTGAAATTAGCCCATGAGCGAGACATGGAATTACACGCTTGGGTTTGGACTTTTGCTGCTGGCAACCAACGTCATAATGAAATTCTCAACCTCAATCCTAATTATCCAGGGCCAGCACTGGCGGCTCATCCAGATTGGGCAAACTACGATAACCTTGGCAACATGATTCCCGTTGGGCAAACTAAGCCATTCTTCGATCCAGCCAACCCCGAAGTGCGGCAGTACTTGCTCAAACTGTTTGAGGAAATTGTCACTAAATATAACGTTGATGGTCTACAGCTAGACTACATTCGCTATCCTTTTCAAGACCCATCAGCAGGTCGAACCTACGGCTATGGCAAAGCTGCAAGAGCGCAATTTCAGCAACTTACTGGTGTAGATCCAGTGAATATTTCTCCTAGCCAAGCAGACTTGTGGCAAAAGTGGACGAAATTTCGCACCGAGCAAGTTGATAGCTTTGTCGCCCAAGTATCAGAAAAGTTACGACAAAAGCAACCGAATTTAATTTTGTCGGTTGCTGTATTTCCTTTGCCAGAACAAGAACGGATTCAGAAAATTCAACAAAACTGGGAAACTTGGGCAAGGCGGGGGGATGTAGATTTAATCGTTCCTATGACTTATGCTCTGGATACTTCCCGCTTTCAACGATTGGCCCAACCCTGGATTGCCTCAAAACAACTAGGAGCTACCTTGTTAGTACCGGGAATTCGCCTGCTTTCTTTGCCAACAATCGGGGCATTCGATCAACTTCAGTTGGTAAGAGACTTGCCAGTTAGTGGTTATGCACTCTTTGCCGCAGATAATTTTAACAACGATCTCCAAAAACTTTTTAATAGCACTCAAGGTAGGATTCAATCTACAACAACTGAACCGATTCCTCACCGCCAGCCTTTTCAAACTGCCGCCATCCGTTACACCGCGCTGCAACGTGAATGGAAATTTGTTTTTCAAAATGACCCACTACAAAGGCCTGCTCAGACAATATCAGATTTTAACAACCAGGCAGAAGTTTTACGCACTGCTTTAAATCAGCTCGCTGCTTCCCCTTCTGCTAGTAAGCTGTTAGTGGCAAAAGCCTCTCTAAGTCGCTTCCAGTCTCAATTTCGGGTATTGATGAGCCAAGAAATTAAGTCGAATTCCTATCAAGTCAAAGCTTGGGAAAATCGGCTTGTAACTATAGAAAGGCTATTGCGTTATGGTGAACGGCGGGTGCAGTTGCATCCTTAG
- the psbU gene encoding photosystem II complex extrinsic protein PsbU: MKRLARLLTVFSLLLSCWGLLGTTQIAQAASFNSFAFPQVPVLAIERQNRADAKLGTEFGKKIDLNNTNVRAFQQFPGLYPTLAKKIITNAPYKTVEEVLDLPGLSDRQKQTLQANLDKFTVTELEPAFNEGDDRFNNGIYR; encoded by the coding sequence GTGAAAAGATTGGCGCGTTTATTAACAGTGTTTAGTTTGTTACTTAGTTGCTGGGGATTGTTGGGAACAACTCAGATAGCCCAAGCTGCTAGTTTCAATAGTTTTGCTTTTCCACAAGTCCCAGTTTTGGCAATTGAGCGGCAGAATCGGGCAGACGCTAAACTAGGAACGGAATTTGGTAAAAAAATTGATTTGAATAATACCAACGTCCGGGCTTTTCAACAGTTTCCAGGGCTTTATCCCACACTGGCTAAGAAAATCATCACCAATGCCCCCTACAAAACGGTAGAGGAAGTATTGGATCTTCCAGGATTGAGCGATCGCCAAAAACAAACCCTGCAAGCCAACCTGGATAAATTCACCGTCACAGAACTAGAGCCTGCCTTCAACGAAGGAGACGATCGCTTTAACAACGGTATCTACAGATAA
- a CDS encoding EAL domain-containing response regulator, whose product MPKILIIEDEEAVRENILDLLEAEDFETIAAANGRIGVHLAICEVPDLILCDMMMPEIDGYGVLTALRQEPSTATIPFIFLTAKSAKSDFRQGMDMGADDYITKPFTRSELLSAIINRLEKHATLKKYLSPQTVINNLSPKMQLLEISLHRAIKQHNFQEFEIYYQPIVDIASGKIVAAESLLRWQSPELGMIYPTEFVPLAESTGLIVPIGKWVLKSVCKQIKSWRDAGINSLLVAVNLSVIEFNQPDFIHKIVNFISANDLEPHYLELELTESMIMQDVNSAIATMSKLQSLGVKIAIDDFGTGYSSLIYLKNLPINTLKIDRYFIHNVANDSQKSAITKALIQMAHNLNLDVVAEGVETESELAFLRQHNCNSMQGFLFSRPLPAAEFENFLLTNKCLYV is encoded by the coding sequence ATGCCCAAAATTTTAATAATAGAAGACGAGGAAGCAGTCCGTGAGAATATCTTAGATTTACTAGAAGCTGAGGATTTTGAAACTATTGCTGCGGCTAATGGCAGAATCGGGGTACATTTAGCTATCTGTGAAGTTCCAGATTTAATTCTCTGTGATATGATGATGCCAGAAATTGATGGTTATGGCGTACTAACAGCATTACGCCAAGAACCATCAACAGCAACAATCCCATTCATTTTTCTAACTGCTAAATCTGCTAAATCTGACTTCCGTCAAGGTATGGATATGGGTGCTGATGACTATATAACTAAGCCGTTCACTCGGTCTGAGTTATTAAGTGCCATCATTAATAGGTTAGAAAAGCACGCTACTTTAAAAAAGTATTTGTCTCCTCAGACTGTAATTAACAACTTGTCTCCAAAAATGCAGTTGTTAGAAATTAGCTTACATCGTGCTATCAAACAACATAACTTTCAAGAATTTGAAATTTATTATCAACCAATAGTCGATATTGCTTCTGGTAAAATAGTCGCTGCTGAAAGTTTATTGCGCTGGCAAAGTCCAGAATTAGGGATGATTTACCCAACAGAATTTGTCCCATTAGCAGAGTCTACAGGTTTAATTGTTCCTATTGGTAAATGGGTATTAAAAAGTGTATGTAAACAAATAAAAAGCTGGCGTGATGCTGGAATTAATTCATTGCTGGTTGCTGTCAATCTCTCAGTAATTGAATTTAATCAACCAGATTTTATTCATAAAATAGTCAATTTTATATCTGCCAATGATTTGGAACCACATTACTTAGAGTTAGAACTGACTGAAAGTATGATCATGCAAGATGTAAATAGTGCGATCGCAACTATGAGCAAACTGCAATCCTTGGGTGTAAAAATTGCGATCGATGACTTTGGTACGGGCTATTCTTCTTTAATTTATCTGAAAAACTTACCCATTAACACATTGAAAATAGACCGTTATTTTATCCATAATGTTGCTAACGATTCCCAGAAGTCAGCCATTACCAAAGCATTAATTCAAATGGCTCATAATCTCAACCTAGATGTAGTTGCCGAAGGTGTAGAGACGGAATCAGAACTGGCTTTTCTGCGCCAACACAACTGTAATTCTATGCAAGGTTTTCTATTCAGTCGTCCTTTACCAGCAGCAGAATTTGAAAACTTTTTGTTAACTAACAAATGCTTATATGTTTAA
- a CDS encoding phosphomannose isomerase type II C-terminal cupin domain translates to MTPNENNTQSNINELSPHSGTRYWGEVEVIEEGETYRISRVEIKPRHGIKPQIHYHRNEHWVVVSGVAKVTCGDAEILLNRNESTYVPAATLHKVENPGHIPLIILEIQNGEYLGEDDTERPYDLNLVKPVAEG, encoded by the coding sequence ATGACTCCCAATGAAAATAATACTCAGTCAAATATCAACGAATTGTCTCCACATTCAGGTACACGATACTGGGGTGAAGTAGAGGTAATCGAGGAGGGAGAAACCTATAGAATTAGTCGTGTTGAAATCAAACCCAGGCACGGAATTAAACCACAAATTCATTATCACCGCAATGAACATTGGGTTGTAGTTTCCGGTGTAGCAAAGGTGACTTGTGGCGATGCAGAAATATTACTGAATCGAAACGAATCAACTTATGTCCCCGCAGCAACCCTACACAAGGTAGAAAATCCTGGACATATCCCGCTAATTATTCTGGAAATTCAAAATGGTGAATATTTGGGTGAGGATGATACTGAGCGTCCTTATGACTTAAATTTAGTCAAACCTGTAGCTGAAGGTTAG